Proteins encoded within one genomic window of Triticum aestivum cultivar Chinese Spring chromosome 2D, IWGSC CS RefSeq v2.1, whole genome shotgun sequence:
- the LOC123048567 gene encoding uncharacterized protein has product MGNCQAADAAAVVIQHPGDGKVERLHWPATAADVMRRNPGHYVALVVLHHVDSEPGPAVAGERGGARITKIKLLKPKDTLLLGQVYRLITSQEVTKAVQTRKQERMRGCDEAIEQQRPRLHRRRHLPRLTGDDAATAASGEQRQPADHQERKRLEKDRHHRSITAAPGRGRGRGGHWRPALQSITESSSSGHTDCEDTRK; this is encoded by the exons ATGGGGAACTGCCAGGCAGCGGACGCGGCGGCCGTGGTGATCCAGCACCcgggcgacggcaaggtggagcgcCTCCACTGGCCGGCCACCGCGGCGGACGTCATGCGCAGGAACCCCGGCCACTACGTCGCCCTCGTCGTCCTGCATCACGTCGACTCCGAGCccggccccgccgtcgccggagaacgTGGAGGTGCCAGGATAACCAAGATCAAGCTCCTCAAGCCGAAGGACACGCTCCTCCTCGGCCAGGTCTACCGTCTCATCACCTCCCAAG AGGTGACCAAGGCCGTGCAGACGAGGAAGCAGGAGAGGATGCGCGGCTGCGACGAGGCCATCGAGCAGCAGCGGCCGCGGCTTCACCGGCGGCGGCACCTGCCAAGGCTGACGGGCGACGACGCGGCCACGGCCGCCAGCGGAGAACAGAGGCAGCCTGCCGACCATCAGGAACGGAAGCGGCTGGAGAAGGACCGGCACCACCGGAGCATCACCGCCGCCCCCGgcagaggcagaggcagaggcggGCACTGGCGGCCGGCGCTGCAGAGCATCACAGAGTCGTCGTCGAGCGGACACACCGACTGCGAGGATACACGTAAATGA